TGGAACTTGGTAGTTAGCACCACCCACACGGCGTGCTCTTACTTCTAGTACTGGCATGATGTTTTTAAGTGCTTGTTCAAACACTTCCATCGGCTCTTTGCCAGAGCGTTCACGAATAATATCAAACGCAGAGTAAAGAATTTCTTGAGATTTACCTCTTTTACCGTCGATCATCATTTTGTTGATCAAACGAGTTACAAGCTTTGAGTTGTAAAGCGGATCTGGTAAAACGTCTCTTTTTGCTACTGGACCTTTACGTGGCATATTTTTTCCTCCTTTCAAAGAAGCTACTATTTAAATTAGATTATTTTTTCGGTGCTTTTGGTCTCTTAGTTCCGTACTTAGAACGACCTTGCATACGACCGTTAACTCCAGCTGTATCAAGTGCTCCACGAACGATGTGGTAACGTACCCCAGGTAAGTCCTTTACACGTCCGCCACGGATAAGTACAACACTATGTTCTTGTAGGTTGTGTCCAATCCCAGGAATGTAAGCTGTTACCTCGATACCGTTTGTTAAACGAACACGCGCATATTTACGTAATGCAGAGTTCGGTTTTTTCGGTGTCATAGTACCAACACGTGTACATACTCCACGTTTTTGAGGTGAAGATACGTCTGTTTGTGATTTCTTAAAGCTGTTATAACCTTTGTTTAGTGCAGGTGATTTTGACTTTTCCTCTTTAGATTGACGAGGTTTACGCACTAATTGATTAATTGTAGGCATGTTTTTTCCTCCCTTCATTTTTTGTGTAAGCCCACACATCCAGGTGGTTCAATTTTTTGCAAAAACAAAGTTTTTGCAGATATATTCTACAAAAACAGTTTTTAACGAGTAATAGCTACAGCTGCAGCTCCAACATCTATCTTACATGCTTTTCCGAGTTTTTTCATCGAATCTACATAAGAAACCGGCACGTTTTCTTCCCTTGCTGTTTGTTCAACTTTTGCGATCACTTTTTGATCGGCATCGGTCGCAATAACAAGTTCAATCACAACACCTGATTTTAGAGCTTTAACTGCTTGTTTTGTACCTATAATGACGTGACCAGCCTGTAATACTTTTTCATAAGACATCGTTCATATCCTCCAAAGTATCAGGTAAATAGGAGCACCTTTGATATATTAACACCTTAGAATTGCAATGTCAACATGTCGCTAAATATTTTATTTTGTAAAAAATGTATTTATCGACCTTGATATTTGAAACAAATCACAAGCGCCATGTAACGAAGATCGTCGCCTGGCGCTTGCGTATGTTATTTCAAATCATCTAACCTTATAACTTGGTAAAAGATTAATTATTCAACTGTCACAGTTTCTGCAGCTTCATCTTGAAGAATTGGCTCTGCTCGACGGTAACGTTGCATACCTGTTCCAGCTGGAACTAATTTACCGATAATTACATTCTCTTTTAAGCCGAGAAGCTCATCGCGCTTACCTTTAATCGCTGCATCTGTAAGAACTCTTGTTGTTTCTTGGAAGGATGCTGCTGATAAGAATGAATCTGTCTCAAGCGAAGCTTTCGTAATCCCAAGTAGTACAGGACGGCCAGTTGCTGGCATTTTTCCTGCAAGCAAAGCCTTCTCATTGGCATCAGTAAACTGATGAACGTCGAGAAGTGCACCAGGTAATACGCTAGTTTCACCTGCATCTGCAACTCGTACTTTACGAAGCATTTGTCGAACCATTACTTCGATATGTTTGTCTCCGATTTCTACCCCTTGCATGCGGTATACTTTTTGTACCTCACGCAGCAAGTATTCTTGTACGGATTTCATATCGGTTACACGTAATAATTCTTTTGGATCAATTGAACCTTCTGTTAATTCTTGTCCACGTCCAACTCGGTCATTTATAGCAACCTTTAAACGTGCTGTATATGGCGCTGTATACGTGCGGCTTTCTACATCACCTTGAACAACGATTTCGTGTTGGCGGTCACGACCTTCGTTAATACCAACGACAACACCTTCGATTTCAGAAATGACAGATTGACCTTTTGGATTACGAGCTTCAAATAACTCTTGAATACGAGGTAAACCTTGAGTAATATCGTCTCCAGCTACCCCACCTGTATGGAATGTACGCATTGTTAACTGAGTTCCTGGTTCACCGATAGATTGTGCAGCAATAATACCTACTGCTTCACCTACTTCAACCTCTTGGCCTGTAGCTAAGTTACGTCCATAACATTTCTTACAAACACCGTGGCGAGTATTACATGTAAAGGCAGAACGGATCCAAACCTCTTCAATGTTTGCTTCAACCACTTCAACTGATAAATCTTCAGTAATTAGCCCGTTTTCAGGAACAATGACTTCATTTGTTACTGGATGCTTAATAGCTTTTCTTGCATATCGACCAATAAGACGTTCGTCTAGTGGTTCGATAACTTCAGTACCATCTTTAAGTGCACTAATTAATAAACCACGGTCTGTTCCGCAATCATCCTCACGGACAATAACATCCTGTGCTACATCAACTAGACGACGAGTAAGGTAACCTGAGTCAGCTGTTTTTAGCGCTGTATCCGCCAATCCTTTACGAGCTCCATGTGTAGAAATAAAGTATTCTAATACTGTTAATCCTTCTCGGAAACTTGATTTGATTGGTAATTCGATAATACGACCAGCCGGGTTCGCCATCAAACCACGCATCCCTGCTAATTGGGTAAAGTTCGATGCGTTACCACGTGCTCCAGAATCACTCATCATAAAGATTGGGTTGGTTCTTTCCAAGGATTTCATCAGCTTCGCTTGAATTGTATCCTTAGCCGCACTCCAGATTGAAATAACACGGTCATAACGCTCATCTTCGGTGATTAAACCACGTCTAAACTGTTTCATGACGTTATCAACCTTTGCCTGAGCTTCTTGAATGATTTCTTGCTTCTCACCTAAAACGACGATATCAGCTACACCTACGGTGATACCAGCTTTAGTTGAATATTTAAATCCTAGATCCTTCATTCGGTCTAGCATTTTTGAGGTTTCAGTAATCTTAAATCGTTTAAATACTTCAGCAATGATATTTCCAAGAATCTTCTTCTTAAACGGATCAACAAGAGGCATCTCTTTAATAAATGCACTCACGTCTGTTCCAGGTCCAACAAAGTATTTCTCTGGTGTTTTTTCTTCAAGATTTAACTTGGTTGGTTCATTAATATAAGGGAATGATTCAGGTAATATCTCATTAAAGATTAACTTTCCAACAGTAGTTATCAATAGTTTAGAGTTTTGTTCTTCCGTAAAAGTAACATTTCCTAATGAACCAGCATCTACAGCTACTCTTGTATGCAAGTGGACATAACCGTTTTGGTAAGCAATTAATGCTTCGTTACGATCTTTAAAGATCATACCTTCTCCAACGGCACCTTCACGTTCCATTGTTAAATAATAGTTCCCTAATACCATGTCCTGAGATGGTGTAACAACAGGTTTTCCATCCTTTGGATTTAAGATATTTTGGGCTGCAAGCATTAATAAACGAGCTTCAGCTTGAGCTTCAGAAGAAAGTGGTACGTGTACCGCCATTTGGTCACCGTCAAAGTCAGCGTTATACGCTGTACAAACTAACGGATGCAAACGAATCGCACGGCCTTCAACCAATGTAGGTTCAAATGCCTGAATTCCAAGACGGTGAAGTGTCGGTGCACGGTTTAGTAAAACCTGAATGCTCTCTGATTACTTCTTCAAGTACATCCCATACCTCAGGGTTTACACGTTCGATTTTACGCTTTGCAGATTTAATGTTATGAGCAAGTCCTTTTTCTACCAACTCTTTCATAACAAATGGTTTAAATAACTCTAAAGCCATTTCTTTAGGTAAGCCGCACTGATACATTTTCAAGTTCGGTCCAACGACGATAACAGAACGACCTGAATAGTCAACACGTTTTCCTAAAAGGTTTTGACGGAAACGACCTTGTTTTCCTTTTAACATATGAGATAAAGATTTTAACGGACGATTTCCAGGTCCAGTAACTGGTCGGCCACGACGACCGTTATCAATTAAAGCATCTACTGCCTCTTGTAGCATCCGCTTTTCATTCTGAACAATAATACTTGGTGCACCAAGATCTAACAGACGCTTTAAGCGATTGTTACGGTTAATTACACGACGATACAAATCATTTAAGTCAGAGGTAGCAAAGCGGCCACCGTCCAACTGAACCATTGGACGTAATTCAGGCGGAATAACCGGAAGCACATCTAAAATCATCCAGGAAGGCTCGTTTCCTGACCCACGGAATGCTTCGAGTACTTCAAGTCGTTTAATCGCACGTGTACGACGCTGACCTTGAGCGGTTTTTAATTCTTCTTTTAACGAATCAACTTCTTTTTCTAAGTCGATATCGAATAAAAGCTTTTTAATCGCTTCTGCACCCATTGATGCTTGAAATTTACTGCCGTATTTTTCACGGTACGTACGGTATTCTTTTTCAGATAAAAGCTGCTTCTTCTCTAATGCTGTATCACCTGGCTCGGTAACAACATAAGAAGCAAAGTAAATAACTTCTTCAAGCGCTCGAGGAGACATGTCTAGGACAAGACCCATACGGCTTGGGATTCCTTTGAAGTACCATATGTGGGATACAGGAGCTGCTAATTCGATATGACCCATACGTTCGCGACGAACCTTCGCACGGGTTACCTCAACACCACAACGGTCACAAACTACACCTTTATAACGAACGCGCTTATACTTCCCGCAATGACATTCCCAGTCCTTTTGTGGACCAAAGATTCGTTCACAAAACAAACCGTCTTTTTCCGGTTTTAGTGTACGATAATTAATCGTTTCTGGTTTCTTGACCTCACCAAATGACCACGAGCGGATTTTATCCGGTGAAGCTAGACCAATTTTCATATACTCAAAATTGTTTACATCTAGCAAGGGGCCTACCTCCCTTTCGATCTTCAGGTTTTACCCTTATTCCGATTATATCGGCTAAAACATCGTAAATGATTACGTATGCAGTGAAACATCTATATGAAAAATGTAAGTGCTCAGTGATGACAAAAGTCTTCACTGAGCTCATAAACTATGTTACTCTTTCGTCCCTACAGGCTCTGTCTCAACACTATCTAATTCAGGTGTGATGGTTAAAGATTCGGCTTGTTGAATTTCTTCTTCATCTTCCATGTCGCGCATTTCAATTTCCTGCTCATCACCAGAAAGAATCTTTACATCCATTCCCAAACTTTGAAGTTCTTTAATTAATACCTTAAATGACTCTGGTACACCAGGTTCAGGTACGTTCTCACCTTTTACAATCGCTTCATATGTTTTTACACGACCAACAACATCATCAGACTTAACTGTTAAGATTTCTTGTAGTGTGTAAGCTGCACCATATGCTTCTAGTGCCCATACTTCCATTTCCCCGAAACGCTGTCCACCAAATTGAGCTTTACCTCCAAGTGGTTGCTGGGTAACAAGTGAGTATGGTCCAGTAGAACGAGCATGCAATTTATCATCAACCATGTGTGCAAGTTTAATCATGTACATAACACCAACAGAAACACGATTATCAAATGGTTCACCAGAACGACCATCATAAAGAACTGTTTTAGCATCTCGCGCCATTCCAGCCTCTTCAATCGTACCCCAAACATCTTCTTCACGTGCACCATCAAATACTGGTGAAGCGACATGAATACCAAGTGCTCTTGCAGCCATACCTAAGTGTAGTTCAAGCACCTGACCGATATTCATCCGTGAAGGAACCCCTAATGGATTTAACATGATATCTACAGGAGTACCATCTGGTAAATAAGGCATATCCTCTTCAGGCATGATCTTCGAGATAACCCCTTTATTACCATGTCGTCCTGCCATTTTATCGCCTTCATGAATTTTACGCTTTTGCACAATGTAAACACGAACGAGCTGATTTACACCAGGTGGTAGTTCATCACCGTCTTCACGGTTAAAGACTTTTACATCCAAGACAATACCGCCACCACCGTGAGGAACACGCAGTGATGTATCACGAACTTCTCGAGCTTTTTCTCCAAAGATTGCATGCAATAGACGCTCTTCAGCTGTTAATTCCGTCACACCTTTAGGCGTAACTTTACCAACTAAAAGATCTCCATCTTTCACTTCAGCACCAATTCGAATAATTCCGCGTTCATCTAAGTTGCGAAGAGCATCTTCTCCAACGTTAGGGATATCGCGCGTAATTTCCTCTGGTCCTAATTTTGTATCACGTGATTCTGATTCATATTCTTCAATATGAATCGATGTATAGACATCGTCTTTTACAAGACGCTCACTCATGATAATCGCATCTTCGTAGTTATAACCGTCCCAATTTATGAAGGCCACAAGAACATTTCGCCCTAATGCTAATTCACCTTTTTCCATTGAAGGTCCATCTGCAAGGATTTCTCCTTTTACAACACGATCTCCAACACTAACAATTGGACGTTGATTGTAACATGTACCTTGGTTCGAACGAATAAATTTCAACATACGGTATTTATCAAGATTCCCTTTCGTTTCTTGACCATCTACCACGGAAATCCGACGTACCCACACTTCACGTGCTTCAACATGTTCAACAATACCTTCGTGCTTACAAATAACTGCAGCACCAGAGTCTTTTGCTGATACATATTCCATACCTGTACCAACTCTC
The DNA window shown above is from Bacillus sp. T3 and carries:
- the rpsG gene encoding 30S ribosomal protein S7 — protein: MPRKGPVAKRDVLPDPLYNSKLVTRLINKMMIDGKRGKSQEILYSAFDIIRERSGKEPMEVFEQALKNIMPVLEVRARRVGGANYQVPVEVRPDRRTTLGLRWLVNYSRLRGEKTMEQRLANEILDAANATGASVKKREDTHKMAEANKAFAHYRW
- the rpsL gene encoding 30S ribosomal protein S12 translates to MPTINQLVRKPRQSKEEKSKSPALNKGYNSFKKSQTDVSSPQKRGVCTRVGTMTPKKPNSALRKYARVRLTNGIEVTAYIPGIGHNLQEHSVVLIRGGRVKDLPGVRYHIVRGALDTAGVNGRMQGRSKYGTKRPKAPKK
- a CDS encoding 50S ribosomal protein L7ae-like protein — protein: MSYEKVLQAGHVIIGTKQAVKALKSGVVIELVIATDADQKVIAKVEQTAREENVPVSYVDSMKKLGKACKIDVGAAAVAITR